From Aptenodytes patagonicus chromosome 1, bAptPat1.pri.cur, whole genome shotgun sequence, one genomic window encodes:
- the RFC3 gene encoding replication factor C subunit 3, producing MSLWADKYRPGSLGRLDYHREQAAQLRNLVQCGDFPHLLVYGPSGAGKKTRIMCLLRELYGAGVEKLRIEHQSITAPSKKKIEISTIASNYHLEVNPSDAGNNDRVVIQELLKTVAQSQQLETSTQRDFKVVLLTEVDKLTKDAQHALRRTMEKYMATCRLILCCNSMSKIIGPIQSRCLAVRVPAPSIEDICHVLSSVCKKEGLTLPQELAQRLAEKSGRNLRKALLMCESCRVQQYPFTADQDIPEMDWEVYLRETANAIVGQQTPQRLLEVRGRLYELLTHCIPPEIIMKGLLTELLNNCDGQLKGEVAQMAAFYEHRLQLGSKAIYHLEAFVAKFMAIYKKFMEDGLDDMMF from the exons ATGAGCCTGTGGGCGGACAAGTACCGGCCCGGCTCCCTCGGCAGGCTGGACTACCACCGCGAGCAGGCCGCGCAGCTCCGCAACCTG GTTCAGTGTGGTGACTTCCCTCATCTGTTGGTGTATGGACCATCAGGAGCTGGAAAAAAGACAAGAATAATGTGTTTGTTAAGGGAATTATATGGTGCAGGAGTGGAAAAACTGAGGATTGAGCATCAGAGTAtaacg GCaccttctaaaaagaaaattgagattAGCACCATTGCAAGTAATTATCACCTTGAAGTTAACCCAAG TGATGCAGGAAACAATGACCGTGTAGTAATTCAGGAACTCTTGAAGACAGTAGCACAATCCCAACAGCTTGAGACAAGTACTCAACGAGATTTTAAAG TGGTGCTGTTAACAGAAGTCGACAAACTCACTAAAGATGCTCAGCATGCTTTGCGAAGAACAATGGAGAAGTACATGGCGACCTGCAGGTTGATTCTGTGCTGCAACTCCATGTCAAAAATTATAGGACCTATTCAAAGCAGATGCCTGGCTGTACGAGTGCCTGCTCCCAGCATTGAAGAT ATCTGCCATGTCTTGTCCAGTGTGTGTAAGAAAGAAGGCCTGACTCTTCCTCAGGAACTGGCTCAAAGGCTTGCAGAGAAATCTGGCAGGAATCTTCGGAAAGCATTACTTATGTGTGAGTCCTGCAGAGTACAACA GTATCCTTTTACTGCTGATCAAGACATTCCCGAGATGGACTGGGAAGTTTATCTGAGAGAAACTGCAAATGCTATTGTTGGTCAACAGACACCACAAAG GCTTTTAGAGGTCCGTGGACGGCTTTATGAACTCCTGACACACTGCATTCCTCCTGAGATTATAATGAAG ggCCTCCTTACAGAACTTCTAAATAACTGTGATGGACAACTGAAAGGAGAAGTTGCACAGATGGCGGCCTTCTATGAACACCGCCTGCAACTGGGCAGCAAAGCCATTTATCATCTGGAAGCATTTGTAGCAAAGTTTATGGCAATTTACAAGAAGTTTATGGaggatggactagatgacatgATGTTCTAA